CGCCCGAGCGGTTGCGCCCCATCCTGGCCCTGCGGGATCCCATCCCCGTTCTGACCCCCGCGCTGATCGACCTGGCCCGCTGGATGGAAGAGCGCTACCTCTGCCTGTTCGTCCAGGCGCTGAGGGCTATGCTGCCGCCGGGTGCCCGCGGCGACCGGGTGAGCCCGGCACCTCGCCGCTGGGTTCGCCTGGCCGTCGATCCGGCCGAGGCCCGGGCCCGCGCCCGGGAACTGGCCGGCCGGGCGCCCCGCCAGGCGGCCGTTCTCGAGCGGCTGGCCCGGTCCGGCGCCGCCGGCGGGCTGCCCCAGGCCTTCTTGCTGCAGCAGGCCGCCGCAGGCCCCGAGGTCATCAAGGCCCTGGAACGGAAGGGCTGGGTGGTGGTGGAGGAGCGGGTACCGGTCCTGGACGAACCGGCCGCGGCGGCGGAGCCGGCCGGCCCGCTGCCTCCCCTGACGCCCGAGCAGGCGGCGGTGTGGCGGAAGCTGGAGCCGGCCCTCCGGGCCGCCGGAAGCGGGGACGACCCCGGTGCCGGCGGGACGGCGCCCGGCAGGCCGCAGGAGGGGGACCAGGGCTCCCCGGCCTCCACCCGGGCGGGGGAGCCGGCGGGCGCCCCGCCGCCCCGGTGCGGGGCCGGGGTCCCGGCCCCGGCCGGCGGCGGAGCCGCTCCGCAGGCCTTCTTGCTCCACGGCGTGACGGGAAGCGGCAAGACGGAGATCTACCTGCGGGCCATTGCCGCGGTCCTGGCCCGGGGGCAGGGTGCCATCTGCCTGGTGCCCGAGATCGCCCTGACGCCCCAGACGGTGGCCCGTTTCCGCGCCCGGTTCGGCAACCGGGTGGCCGTGCTGCACAGCGCCATGACGCCGGCCCAGCGGCTGGCCGCCTGGCGGGCCATTCGCACGGGGACGAAGCCGGTGGTGGTGGGCGCCCGCTCGGCGATCTTCGCGCCGGTGCCGCGCCTGGGACTCATCGTGGTGGACGAGGAGCACGAGACCAGCTACAAGCAGGAGGAAACTCCCCGCTACCACGCCCGGGAGGTGGCCCTGGCCCGGGCCCGGCTGGAAGGGGCGGTGGTGATTCTGGGCAGCGCCACCCCCTCGGTGGAGACCTACCACCGGGCGCTGGCGGGTGAGCTCGGCCTGCTGGAGCTCAGCCGGCGGGTAGGGGAGCGCCCGCTGCCTGCCGTCGAGCTGGTGGACATGCGCGAGGAGTTCGAGGCGGGCCACCGCTCCATCTTCAGCCGGCGGCTCCTGGAGCTCATGCGGCAGCGGCTGGAGGCGGGCCAGCAGGTGCTGTTGTTCCTCAACCGCCGCGGGTACCACACCGTGCTCCTCTGCCGGGAGTGCGGGTTCGTCCTGCGCTGTCCCCACTGCGACGTGTCCCTGACCTTTCACCAGCTGGCCTCGGGGCGCCTGGTCTGCCGCTGCCACTACTGCGAGCACCGGCAGGTCCCGCCCGCCACCTGCCCGCGCTGCGGCGGGGTCGCGCTGCACCCCTTCGGCCTGGGTACCCAGAAGGTCGAGGAGGCCGCGCGCCAGCTCTTCCCCGGCGCCCGCATCCAGCGGATGGACGCCGACGTGACCGCCCGCCGGGGGGCCCATGAGGCCATCTACCGCCAGTTCGCCGCCGGGCGCATCGACATCCTTATCGGGACCCAGATGATCGCCAAGGGCTGGGACGTGCCCGGGGTGACCCTGGTGGGGGTGGTTTCCGCCGACACCGCCCTGCACATGCCCGACTTCCGCCGCCAGGAGCGGACCTTCCAGCTCCTGGAGCAGGTGGCCGGGCGGGCCGGCCGCGGGTCCGACCCCGGGCAGGTGGTGATCCAGACCTACAGCCCCGACCACCCCTGCCTGCGGGCCGTGGCGGATCACGACTACCGCGCCCTCTTCGACCTCGAGTCGGCGGCGCGCCGCGAGCTGGGCTTTCCACCCTTCGGCCACCTAATCCGGGTGGTGGTGGCGGGAGCCGAGCGCCCGCCGGTGGAACGGGCGGCCGCCCGGCTGGCGGCAGCTTGGCGCGCGGCCCTGGCGGAAGCCGGGGTGGAGGGCGGCTCCGTCACCCCCGCCGCGCCGGCGCCCATCGAGCGCCTGCGGGGCCGCTGGCGATGGCACGTGCTGGCGCGGGCCGCCGACGGGCCTGCCTTGCGGGAGGCCACCCGGGCGGCCCTGGCCTCCTTGCGCCCCCACTGGCCCCGGGACGTGCTGGTGCAGGTGGATGTCGACCCCTACAGCATGCTGTAGGCCGGCTCTGCACCGCCCGGATACACGGCCGCGGCGCGCCGGCACGCTCGCTGCCCGCCGGGCCTCCATGCCGGGCCGGCGGGCGGCGGTCATGTCGCTGCCACGGGGTGGTGGTGCCATGCCCATGCCGCGGCCGCGCCGGGCCCGGCGGCGGGCGATCCGCCGGGCCGGGTGGATCGCCCCGCTAGGCCGCCGGCCCCTGCTGCCCCCTTGCCCGCGCCCAGGTAAAATGAGATCAGAACGACGGGAGGGATGCCCATGGCCGGGAGCCCGCGGCGGCGGGGCCGGCAGGACCGGGCGCGCCGGGCCCGGCCGCAGGCGGAGCCGCTGCCCATCGTCAAGGGGGCGGACGAACCGGTCCTGCGCACGCCGGCCCAGCCCGTGGCCCGGGTGACCCGGGAAATCCGCCAGCTGCTGGACCGGATGGCGGCCACCATGTACGCCGCCGATGGGATCGGCCTGGCGGCTCCCCAGGTGGGCGTGTCGAAACGCGTCATCGTCGTCGACGTGGGCGACGGGCTGATCGAACTGATCAATCCGGAGATCGTCCGGCGGGGTGAGGAGGTGGAGGCTGCGTACGAGGGCTGCCTCTCCCTGCCCCGCCTGCTGGCGGAGGTCGAGCGGCCCACCTCGGTGCAGGTCACCGGCCTGGACCGCCGCGGCCGGCGCATCTGGATCGAGGGCGAGGGCGTGCTGGCCCGCTGCCTGCAGCACGAGATCGACCATCTGGACGGGGTGCTGATCACCGACCGGGCGCGCAAGGTGGTCGAGCTGCCGCCGGAGAGCGACCTGCGGGTGGTCTTCATGGGCACCCCGGCCTTTGCCGTGCCCAGCCTGGAGGAACTGCTGCAGCGCCAGGTGCGGGTCGTGGGCGTGGTGACCCAGCCCGACCGGCCCCAGGGGCGCGGCCTGGCGCCGGCGGCCCCGCCCGTCAAGGCGCTGGCCCAGGAGTACGGCATACCCGTGCTCCAGCCCGAGAGGCTGGACGAGCAGGTGGTGGAGCAGCTTCAGGCCTGGCGGCCCGACCTGCTGGTGGTGGTCGCCTACGGCAAGATCCTGCCCCCGGCGGTGCTGGCGGTACCACGCCTGGGGGCGATCAACCTTCACGCCTCCCTGCTTCCGCGCCACCGCGGGGCGGCGCCGATCCAGCACGCCATTCTG
This is a stretch of genomic DNA from Thermaerobacter sp. PB12/4term. It encodes these proteins:
- the priA gene encoding primosomal protein N'; the encoded protein is MTGSGSGHPGIDQEPGDPAPARPAGHGAAATPAALARGGALARGDRTAGQGPQATDGQDADRGEPVGDPAGAAAGMPVAEVVVDIAAQDVDRVFHFLVPPQLVGRLQVGHRVTVPFGPRRVEGTVVGFAPVPEVPPERLRPILALRDPIPVLTPALIDLARWMEERYLCLFVQALRAMLPPGARGDRVSPAPRRWVRLAVDPAEARARARELAGRAPRQAAVLERLARSGAAGGLPQAFLLQQAAAGPEVIKALERKGWVVVEERVPVLDEPAAAAEPAGPLPPLTPEQAAVWRKLEPALRAAGSGDDPGAGGTAPGRPQEGDQGSPASTRAGEPAGAPPPRCGAGVPAPAGGGAAPQAFLLHGVTGSGKTEIYLRAIAAVLARGQGAICLVPEIALTPQTVARFRARFGNRVAVLHSAMTPAQRLAAWRAIRTGTKPVVVGARSAIFAPVPRLGLIVVDEEHETSYKQEETPRYHAREVALARARLEGAVVILGSATPSVETYHRALAGELGLLELSRRVGERPLPAVELVDMREEFEAGHRSIFSRRLLELMRQRLEAGQQVLLFLNRRGYHTVLLCRECGFVLRCPHCDVSLTFHQLASGRLVCRCHYCEHRQVPPATCPRCGGVALHPFGLGTQKVEEAARQLFPGARIQRMDADVTARRGAHEAIYRQFAAGRIDILIGTQMIAKGWDVPGVTLVGVVSADTALHMPDFRRQERTFQLLEQVAGRAGRGSDPGQVVIQTYSPDHPCLRAVADHDYRALFDLESAARRELGFPPFGHLIRVVVAGAERPPVERAAARLAAAWRAALAEAGVEGGSVTPAAPAPIERLRGRWRWHVLARAADGPALREATRAALASLRPHWPRDVLVQVDVDPYSML
- the fmt gene encoding methionyl-tRNA formyltransferase; translation: MAGSPRRRGRQDRARRARPQAEPLPIVKGADEPVLRTPAQPVARVTREIRQLLDRMAATMYAADGIGLAAPQVGVSKRVIVVDVGDGLIELINPEIVRRGEEVEAAYEGCLSLPRLLAEVERPTSVQVTGLDRRGRRIWIEGEGVLARCLQHEIDHLDGVLITDRARKVVELPPESDLRVVFMGTPAFAVPSLEELLQRQVRVVGVVTQPDRPQGRGLAPAAPPVKALAQEYGIPVLQPERLDEQVVEQLQAWRPDLLVVVAYGKILPPAVLAVPRLGAINLHASLLPRHRGAAPIQHAILAGDTVTGVTTMWMDEGLDTGDIILQREIPLDEQTTAGQLHDRLARLGAQLLGETLRLVAEGKAPRQPQDGARATMAPKLRPEDEWVNWADDATRVARRIRALDPRPGARTTWRGQVLKLFGAGTVPPQAAGPDLPHQEEPAPGGGGGEGSLPPGEEGGAPVPPGTVVAITPQAVAVRCGSGLVWIRRLQPAARRPMTPLEMVNGYRLEVGERLGDPPAGTSAAPAGGGAGAPQGQRAQA